In Phocoena phocoena chromosome 3, mPhoPho1.1, whole genome shotgun sequence, a single window of DNA contains:
- the LOC136120869 gene encoding large ribosomal subunit protein eL21-like, which produces MTNTKGKRRGTRYMFSRPFRKHGVVPLATYMRIYEKGDIVDIKGMGTVQKGMPHKCYHGKTGRVYNVTQHAVGIIVNNDGPGKILAKRINVHIEHIKHSKSRDSFLKQVKENDQKKKEAKENGTWVQLKRQPAPPREAHFVITNGKEPELLEPIPYEFMA; this is translated from the exons ATGACCAACacaaaaggaaagaggaggggcACCCGCTACATGTTCTCTAGGCCTTTTAGAAAACATGGAGTTGTTCCTTTGGCCACATACATGCGAATCTACGAGAAAGGTGATATTGTAGATATCAAGGGAATGGGCACTGTTCAAAAAGGAATGCCCCACAAATGTTACCATGGCAAAACTGGGAGAGTCTACAATGTTACGCAGCATGCTGTTGGCATCATTGTAAACAATGATGgaccg ggcaAGATTCTTGCCAAGAGAATTAATGTGCATATCGAGCATATTAAGCACTCTAAGAGCCGAGATAGCTTCCTGAAACAGGTGAaggaaaatgatcagaaaaagaaggaagccaaAGAGAACGGTACTTGGGTTCAACTGAAGCGCCAGCCTGCTCCACCCAGAGAAGCACACTTTGTAATAACCAATGGAAAGGAGCCTGAACTGTTGGAGCCCATTCCCTATGAATTCATGGCATGA